The Burkholderia mayonis genome window below encodes:
- a CDS encoding flagellar transcriptional regulator FlhD yields the protein MEGKRDVLEEIAEFNQRYLRLAQRLLNENGERGQSMLGISDELAARLVAMTRAQLEQLAEGGELVCQFRLDAMPGRA from the coding sequence ATGGAAGGAAAAAGGGACGTGCTCGAAGAGATCGCGGAATTCAATCAGCGGTATCTCCGGCTCGCGCAGCGTCTGCTGAACGAGAACGGCGAGCGAGGCCAGTCGATGCTGGGCATATCGGACGAACTGGCGGCGCGTCTTGTCGCGATGACGCGTGCCCAACTCGAACAACTCGCTGAAGGCGGCGAGCTCGTTTGTCAATTTCGTCTGGATGCGATGCCCGGGCGGGCGTGA
- a CDS encoding MFS transporter, which yields MATVGGQIAHAPMTGDEKRVIFASSLGTVFEWYDFYLAGSLAAYISKSFFSGVNPTAAFIFTLLGFAAGFAVRPFGAIVFGRLGDLVGRKHTFLITIVIMGISTFVVGFLPGYATIGIAAPVIFIGMRLLQGLALGGEYGGAATYVAEHAPAHRRGFYTAWIQTTATLGLFLSLLVILGVRTSIGEEAFGAWGWRVPFVASILLLAVSVWIRLQLNESPVFLRIKAEGKTSKAPLTEAFGQWKNLKLVILALVGLTAGQAVVWYTGQFYALFFLTQTLKVDGASANILIAIALLIGTPFFVFFGSLSDRIGRKPIILAGCLIAALTYFPLFKALTHFANPALEVATQKAPITVVADPSTCSFQFNPVGTSKFTDSCDIAKSALAKAGLNYENIAAPAGTTAQVKVGDTVIESYDGKAADAKAKGAAFDKTLATTLKSAGYPAKADPAQLNWPMTIAILTILVIYVTMVYGPIAAMLVEMFPTRIRYTSMSLPYHIGNGWFGGFLPATAFAIVAARGDIYSGLWYPIVIALVTFVIGLLFVKETKDSNIYAQD from the coding sequence ATGGCAACGGTAGGCGGACAAATTGCGCACGCGCCGATGACAGGCGACGAAAAGCGCGTGATCTTCGCATCGTCGCTCGGCACCGTGTTCGAGTGGTACGACTTCTATTTGGCCGGCTCGCTCGCGGCCTACATCAGCAAGAGCTTCTTCTCGGGCGTCAATCCAACCGCGGCGTTCATCTTCACGCTGCTCGGCTTCGCGGCGGGCTTTGCCGTCCGGCCGTTCGGCGCAATCGTGTTCGGACGCCTCGGCGACCTCGTCGGCCGCAAGCACACGTTCCTCATCACGATCGTCATCATGGGGATCTCGACCTTCGTGGTCGGCTTCCTCCCCGGCTATGCGACGATCGGCATCGCGGCGCCGGTGATCTTCATCGGGATGCGGCTGCTGCAAGGCCTCGCGCTCGGCGGGGAGTACGGCGGCGCAGCGACCTACGTCGCCGAGCACGCGCCCGCGCACCGGCGCGGCTTCTACACCGCCTGGATCCAGACGACCGCCACGCTCGGGCTGTTCCTGTCGCTGCTCGTGATTCTCGGTGTGCGGACCTCCATCGGCGAGGAGGCGTTCGGCGCGTGGGGCTGGCGAGTGCCGTTCGTCGCGTCGATCCTGCTGCTCGCGGTATCGGTGTGGATCCGGCTGCAACTGAACGAATCGCCGGTGTTCCTGCGCATCAAAGCCGAAGGCAAGACCTCGAAGGCGCCGCTCACCGAAGCGTTCGGCCAGTGGAAGAACCTGAAGCTCGTGATCCTCGCGCTCGTCGGCCTGACGGCCGGCCAGGCCGTCGTCTGGTACACGGGCCAGTTCTATGCGCTGTTTTTCCTCACGCAGACGCTGAAGGTCGACGGCGCAAGCGCGAACATCCTGATCGCGATCGCGCTCCTGATCGGCACGCCATTCTTCGTGTTCTTCGGCTCGCTGTCGGACAGGATCGGCCGCAAGCCGATCATCCTCGCCGGCTGCCTGATCGCCGCGCTCACCTACTTCCCGCTGTTCAAGGCGCTCACGCACTTCGCGAACCCGGCGCTCGAAGTAGCGACGCAGAAGGCGCCGATCACCGTCGTGGCCGATCCGTCGACCTGCTCGTTCCAGTTCAACCCGGTCGGCACGTCGAAGTTCACGGACTCCTGCGACATCGCGAAGAGCGCGCTGGCGAAAGCGGGCCTCAACTACGAGAACATCGCGGCGCCCGCGGGAACGACCGCACAAGTCAAGGTCGGCGACACTGTAATCGAGTCGTATGACGGCAAGGCCGCCGACGCGAAGGCAAAGGGCGCGGCGTTCGACAAGACGCTCGCCACGACGCTGAAATCCGCAGGCTATCCGGCGAAGGCCGATCCGGCGCAGCTCAACTGGCCGATGACGATCGCGATCCTGACGATCCTCGTGATCTACGTGACGATGGTCTACGGCCCGATCGCGGCGATGCTGGTCGAGATGTTCCCGACGCGGATCCGCTATACGTCGATGTCGCTGCCGTATCACATCGGCAACGGCTGGTTCGGCGGCTTTCTCCCGGCGACCGCGTTCGCGATCGTCGCGGCGAGGGGCGACATCTATTCGGGGCTGTGGTATCCGATCGTGATCGCACTCGTCACGTTCGTCATCGGGCTGCTGTTCGTGAAGGAAACCAAGGATTCGAATATCTACGCGCAGGATTGA
- a CDS encoding sensor histidine kinase: protein MATPAHSAHTAHRPATAATDADAARDARYENPFAPPDEGDAAEGPRPRSLFGEILDWMLAPLLLLWPMSIAVTYLVAKTIANGPFDRALETDAYVLARQITPVNGVAELKLPQTTLDFLRADNVDSLYFQVLGTRGELVAGEADLPLPRDDDRPPPGVVVFRDDLLRGNDVRVAYTTVALPGATGSQPVLVQVGETLDKRNALANDIIKGVILPQFVILPLAILLVWFGLSRGLAPLTALQAHIRGRRPDDLSPVEAQRAPPEIEPLVTSFNDLLARLEQNITLQKRFIADAAHQMKTPLAGLRTQAEFALRHEVPDDVARSLEQIATSSEQAARLVTQLLALARAENRATGLMFEPVEIAPLARQAVRDWVQAALAKQMDLGYEGPDNDAGPLRIDGHPVMLREMLGNLIDNAIRYTPTGGRITVRVRADRAAGVVHLEVEDTGPGIPANEREHVVERFYRILGREGDGSGLGLAIVREIVAQHGGTLTIDDNVYQMSPRLAGTLVRVSLGLRQEAPE from the coding sequence ATGGCCACGCCGGCCCATTCCGCGCACACCGCGCACCGTCCGGCCACCGCCGCGACCGATGCGGACGCCGCGCGCGACGCGCGCTACGAAAACCCGTTCGCGCCGCCGGACGAAGGCGACGCCGCCGAAGGCCCCCGCCCCCGCTCGCTGTTCGGCGAGATTCTCGACTGGATGCTCGCGCCGCTCCTGCTGCTATGGCCGATGAGCATCGCCGTCACCTACCTCGTTGCGAAGACGATCGCGAACGGCCCGTTCGACCGTGCGCTCGAGACCGACGCGTACGTGCTCGCTCGGCAGATCACGCCCGTGAACGGCGTCGCCGAGCTGAAGCTGCCGCAGACGACGCTCGACTTCCTGCGCGCCGACAATGTCGACAGCCTGTACTTCCAGGTGCTCGGCACGCGCGGCGAGCTCGTCGCGGGCGAAGCCGACCTGCCGCTGCCGCGCGACGACGACCGCCCGCCGCCCGGTGTCGTCGTGTTCCGCGACGACCTGCTGCGCGGCAACGACGTGCGCGTCGCGTACACGACCGTCGCACTGCCGGGCGCGACGGGCTCGCAGCCCGTGCTCGTGCAGGTCGGCGAGACGCTCGACAAGCGCAACGCGCTCGCGAACGACATCATCAAGGGCGTGATCCTGCCGCAATTCGTGATTCTGCCGCTTGCGATCCTGCTCGTCTGGTTCGGGCTGTCGCGAGGGCTCGCACCGCTCACCGCGCTGCAGGCGCACATCCGCGGCCGGCGCCCGGACGACCTATCGCCCGTCGAAGCGCAGCGCGCGCCGCCCGAGATCGAGCCGCTCGTCACATCGTTCAACGACCTGCTCGCGCGCCTCGAACAGAACATCACGCTGCAAAAGCGTTTCATCGCCGACGCCGCGCACCAGATGAAGACCCCGCTCGCCGGATTGCGCACGCAGGCCGAATTCGCGCTGCGCCACGAAGTGCCGGACGACGTCGCGCGCTCGCTCGAACAGATCGCGACGAGCTCCGAGCAGGCCGCGCGGCTCGTCACGCAACTGCTTGCGCTCGCGCGCGCGGAAAACCGCGCGACGGGGCTCATGTTCGAGCCCGTCGAAATCGCGCCGCTCGCGCGCCAGGCCGTGCGCGACTGGGTGCAGGCCGCGCTCGCGAAGCAGATGGACCTCGGCTACGAAGGCCCGGACAACGACGCCGGGCCGCTTCGCATCGACGGCCATCCAGTGATGCTGCGCGAGATGCTCGGCAACCTGATCGACAACGCGATCCGCTACACGCCGACGGGCGGCCGCATCACCGTGCGCGTACGCGCCGACCGCGCGGCGGGCGTCGTGCATCTCGAAGTCGAGGACACGGGCCCGGGCATTCCGGCGAACGAGCGAGAGCACGTCGTCGAGCGCTTCTATCGGATCCTCGGCCGCGAAGGCGACGGCAGCGGCCTCGGCCTCGCGATCGTTCGCGAGATCGTCGCGCAGCACGGCGGCACGCTGACGATCGACGACAACGTGTATCAGATGTCGCCGCGCCTTGCAGGCACGCTCGTGCGCGTGAGCCTTGGCTTACGGCAAGAAGCCCCGGAATAA
- a CDS encoding response regulator transcription factor yields MRILIAEDDSILADGLTRSLRQSGYAVDHVRNGAEADTALSMQTFDLLILDLGLPKMPGLDVLRRLRARNSNLPVLILTAADSVDERVKGLDLGADDYMAKPFALNELEARVRALTRRGAGGGPTVVRHGSLSFDQVGRIAYANDRVLDLSARELGLLEVLLQRIGRLVSKEQLVDHLCEWSEEVSNNAIEVYVHRLRKKIEPSGVRITTVRGLGYCLEKAAPAPANDAPNATAPQPAEAAASQSLR; encoded by the coding sequence CGACAGCATACTCGCGGACGGCCTCACCCGGTCACTCCGCCAATCGGGCTATGCCGTCGACCACGTGAGGAACGGCGCCGAGGCCGATACGGCCTTGTCTATGCAGACGTTCGACCTCCTGATCCTCGATCTCGGCCTTCCCAAGATGCCCGGCCTCGACGTGCTGCGCCGCCTGCGCGCGCGCAATTCGAACCTGCCCGTGCTGATCCTGACGGCCGCCGACAGCGTCGACGAGCGCGTGAAGGGGCTCGACCTCGGCGCCGACGACTACATGGCGAAGCCGTTCGCGCTGAACGAGCTCGAAGCGCGCGTGCGCGCGCTGACCCGGCGCGGCGCGGGCGGCGGGCCGACCGTCGTGCGGCACGGCTCGCTGTCGTTCGACCAGGTCGGCCGGATCGCCTACGCGAACGACCGCGTGCTCGACCTGTCCGCGCGCGAACTCGGCCTGCTCGAAGTGCTGCTGCAGCGGATCGGCCGGCTCGTATCGAAGGAACAGCTCGTCGATCATCTGTGCGAATGGAGCGAGGAAGTCAGCAACAACGCGATCGAAGTCTACGTTCACCGGCTGCGCAAGAAGATCGAGCCGAGCGGCGTGCGGATCACGACCGTGCGCGGCCTCGGCTACTGCCTCGAGAAGGCCGCGCCCGCCCCGGCGAACGACGCGCCGAACGCAACCGCGCCGCAACCGGCCGAAGCCGCCGCGAGCCAGTCGCTGCGCTGA